The following coding sequences lie in one Spinacia oleracea cultivar Varoflay chromosome 1, BTI_SOV_V1, whole genome shotgun sequence genomic window:
- the LOC110781478 gene encoding LOW QUALITY PROTEIN: probable receptor-like protein kinase At1g11050 (The sequence of the model RefSeq protein was modified relative to this genomic sequence to represent the inferred CDS: inserted 3 bases in 2 codons; substituted 2 bases at 2 genomic stop codons), which produces MPITEISSLSRNLAAVVGVFRNLRHRNLVPLKGCCMVDDDYGGKQRYLIYEYMVNGNLDDHLFWGSANQSGALRKPLTWPQRKCIILDVAKGLAYLHHGIKPAIYHRDIKATNILLDSEMRARVADFGLAKEIKEGQSHLTTREAGTHGYXAPEYALYGQLTEKSDVYSFGVVVLEIMCGEGPLXLSALGSSTTVLITDWAWCLVKEGRSXEVLDLXLLREGDNLELNPRGIMERFVGVGILCARVMVALRPTISDALKMLEGDIEVPQISDRPMSFGHPSFHRGYSISPVLSGLHLNSGEMFR; this is translated from the exons ATGCCTATTACTGAAATCAGTAGTCTCTCAAGGAATCTGGCTGCAGTGGTGGGTGTCTTTAGAAACCTGAGGCATCGGAATTTAGTCCCACTTAAGGGATGTTGCATGGTTGATGATGATTATGGAGGAAAACAGAGATACCTTATTTATGAATACATGGTGAATGGTAATCTGGATGACCATCTCTTTTGGGGTTCTGCAAACCAAAGTGGGGCACTTAGAAAACCATTAACATGGCCCCAAAGGAAGTGCATAATATTGGATGTGGCAAAAGGGCTAGCTTATCTCCATCATGGAATAAAACCTGCAATATATCATCGGGACATAAAGGCTACAAACATTCTTTTAGATTCAGAAATGAGAGCAAGGGTGGCTGATTTTGGGTTGGCAAAAGAAATCAAGGAAGGGCAATCTCATCTCACAACCAGAGAGGCAGGCACTCATGGCTATTAGGCCCCTGAATATGCACTTTATGGGCAGCTAACTGAGAAGAGTGATGTCTACAGTTTCGGGGTAGTTGTTTTGGAGATAATGTGCGGAGAAGGGCCCTT ATTGTCAGCTTTAGGTTCCTCTACGACTGTTTTAATAACAGATTGGGCATGGTGTTTGGTTAAAGAGGGGAGATCATAAGAGGTTCTTGACC TCTTGTTAAGAGAGGGGGATAACTTGGAGTTAAATCCAAGGGGAATTATGGAAAGATTTGTAGGAGTTGGTATTTTGTGTGCCCGTGTTATGGTTGCATTAAGACCTACAATATCAGATGCACTGAAAATGTTGGAGGGTGATATTGAAGTTCCTCAAATTTCAGATCGGCCTATGTCATTTGGACATCCATCTTTCCATAGAGGTTACAGCATATCACCGGTCTTGAGTGGCCTGCATTTAAATTCTGGTGAGATGTTTAGGTAA